Below is a genomic region from Venturia canescens isolate UGA chromosome 1, ASM1945775v1, whole genome shotgun sequence.
aatgcGAATTTGAGGAGGAAACTTGTTGAAATTTGTGTCGAGCCTCAAATCCTCGCTTCTTTTCGTCGATGATGCTGACGAAATCGAAACGCAAAAATGGTGTCAGCGAAGCGTAATACGATAAGGGGCTCTTCATAAAAGGATTTGCATGAGCGTAACAGCGTTCGCTCTTCCTCGTATAAAAGCGAAGTAACTCAATGGAAATATTTCAGTCGGTGCTCGGCACTAATACGAACAGTTATTTTCGACTTAAtctaggaaaaaaatattccagtaCGCGACGttcgtacacggagagacttttatagcaaaaattactgtttttatagtaacgtcggaccacatcgacgttataataataatcgccacagagtgtgtcaaataatgcaaaagtttggggaaccattaccacagttcatagtaaataacgcgctgtactgTATCAAAAAttaacaccgagcgaattttcatcaaaaacatagtaaataatgaaatgatttgatgaaaatttaggagataacgtAGACGTCGTTTCTCTGcactatacgaaaaattgcatagtttcgtattttcccttttaccgcactgaatttagctcaataacatagcaaaattcgtGCCCCCACCAATTATACGAGGCGTTGCTCtccgtataaacatgaaaattaaccagtggcacatggtaaaatttcaagcaatatGTCCAGTccgattcaccaatttttaacatttcgccaaagacacgagtgacgtTCGGATATCAATggatcgttcgatgtaagaatgtcgcagacttaaattttgcctgtcgtacatagtaaaattcgAGAGAACTGCCTTTCggcataaaaatgaatatgcactttggtgaaatgtaatagaatggcgatatagaagAGCGCTGCTACGAaacatagaaaatttttctagcaaattcatcgtaaatattcgtataaaagtctctccgtgtaaagTTATAATTGACCATTGAACGAGGCTTCGGATCGAGAAAGAAGGTTTGTGAAATATTATTGTCTTGGGTGTTCCAGGATGGAAAGCTCGGAGATTGGTGAGTCGAGGGAGATGTGGGAGACGGTTTGGCACACTTTCGCCAACCTCTCGCTCACTTACGATCTCGTATCGTCCCAAAACGTCACCAAGGAAAGCAGCGAagggtcaaattttcttttcgagaATCCAGCCAAATTGGGAGTTCTCACAGGATTACTGATAGCTTGCCTGGCCGATTTTCGCATCGCGACTTCCAAGGTTAGGATCCGAAAATCgagcaaaaacaaagttttgaaaaaaggcCCCCGAACGTGGTCGCTCGAAGGAAAATTCTCGATTCAGTTTCAGCTGGACGTGAGCCCGGACTCGAAATGGAAAAGCACACTGACGACGCTCCTTCACCTCGCAATTTTTCTCCTACTCCTTCCCATAATAACTCCGATActcagcatttttttcgtctaccGAAAAGTCGTTGAATCGCTTCTGCGAAGATGCTTAAAATCCGGATTCGCTGGGCTCCTGGAGGGGACCGATTGCGTCTGGGCACTGGAGGAATCCACTGCCCTGTCGGTGATCAACGTACTCGGTGTTTTCGAGAGAAACGACTCGACGACGGAGGAAGATTTTTTAAGGGGGCTTCGAAAGACTTTGGCGGAGCGTTTGCGGTCGTCAAACTTCGAAAAACTCCACTGGCTGCGGGCTCAAAAGTACGGTTACTATTATTGGGAGAAGGGAGAAAAGGCGAGGATCGAGGAGCTCGTGAGGTGGATGGACGGGGCTGGAGAACACGAAGACTGCGACGGCTCGTGCACCAGGTTGGATTCTCCGTACTTCGAAAAGCTTTTGGCAGAATCGACGAACAAGCAGCTCCCTCGAGGGCACAAAGCTTGTTGGGAAATTCTCGTGGGTAGAAATTGTGCGAAAGGATCGTTGAGGGAAGGCCTGGAAGAGGGTAAAAGTCTTCGCTCCGAAGGGACGATTCCAGTCTTGTTCAGGATCCACCATTGCGTGGGGGACGGTGTCGCGCTCTTGAGACTTTTGCTCGAATCCATAGCTGATGGGAGGGATGGAAAGATCGATGGAAAAGGGCTCTCGGAGGAGggcgaaaagaaaatgagCATTCCTCGTCTCCGCGAGAACTCCACGGTCTTGGGAATCGTGACGAGGGAGCAGGAGATTCTGTACAATGGAAAGCATTTGTTGGCAGCCTCGATGCCGTTCACGACCAAAGTTCCGTTTCGTAAGATCGCCGTAAGCCTGGCCAAGTACGTTAACGCTGGATCGAAAATTCTGAACGATCGCATCGTCGAAGACCCGCTCGTGGAGATCAGAAATATTCTGCAGTATTGCTGggctatttttcaaaatgaatcCTTCGAGAGGGCCAAAAAAACCGTGGAGAACGCTTCCAGGATTCTTTACACCATTATTTCCGGGCCTAATTGCTTGCTCCAACAAGCTTTACGGAGTCTCGACAAAAGTGTGCTCCACGGAGCCGATCTCAGGGGGGAAAAATTGCTCTCCCTGTGGATGGAAAATCACGAGGATCGTCCTCACGGTCCAAATCTCATGACGAAAATTCGGGACATCAAAGAGGCGACTGGCTGCAGGTTTGGTGACGTCGTTCTCGCTGCTTTGTCCCACAATCTTCATCGGTACTTTACCAAGGTATCGTGAGTTTCATCAACATCTGGCACATGCCATTTTTTTACGATGATTTCATCAATGGAGAGTAAACAATATTTGCACGTGTTCATGACAATTTTCCCTTCGTTATTTGacatttgtacatttttaagTTCAACGAACAGTGATGCTCGACAGTTTATTTTCTCGAATGTACTCAATGCTtgactgtaaaaaaatttgacgcttaacccttagtgtgcatctggggtcaggttgaccccaagatttttttctcacatgaacagcatttacagatgagcATCTCATAAGTAAAACCCTCTTAAGAAATCGTTGTCCCCTCTCTAAAAGTAGGGAGCATAGCCAActtcatactccaaaataaatacactttttggaacggttgcaaagtcgactatttttcccttaaaacatggacccttgtctgtaaaactctgtaaagatttttttcaaaactcaaaatttaattctttacgagagatttaaccgaaaaagtgctttttacgcgccctatcaactttgagcacgtttttgaataatgaaaaaagatttttttgaaaatccgactttgcagccttaaagttggatcaattcactgcaaaaagtgactaaaccttttattccgaaaagcgcatagttaccgagGCATTCGGtgtcaaaaatgacctggGCTCAAAGTGACCCCGcatgtgcacgaaatgtctcgctgtgaaggcgtgcacactaagggttaattatgacctgtacctttcaaaagttgggccagtttacagtttggcaatgttgcatacactttaaggagggtggatcgcgaaatcaaaataatcagaattttataaaatttggtgataacattcgctgtcatcaagtatacaaatacaatttttttcaaatttttttaccacgtggttatcgaataatggagcgttaaatcgaagtt
It encodes:
- the LOC122419186 gene encoding uncharacterized protein isoform X1; the protein is MDRSMMESSEIGESREMWETVWHTFANLSLTYDLVSSQNVTKESSEGSNFLFENPAKLGVLTGLLIACLADFRIATSKFQLDVSPDSKWKSTLTTLLHLAIFLLLLPIITPILSIFFVYRKVVESLLRRCLKSGFAGLLEGTDCVWALEESTALSVINVLGVFERNDSTTEEDFLRGLRKTLAERLRSSNFEKLHWLRAQKYGYYYWEKGEKARIEELVRWMDGAGEHEDCDGSCTRLDSPYFEKLLAESTNKQLPRGHKACWEILVGRNCAKGSLREGLEEGKSLRSEGTIPVLFRIHHCVGDGVALLRLLLESIADGRDGKIDGKGLSEEGEKKMSIPRLRENSTVLGIVTREQEILYNGKHLLAASMPFTTKVPFRKIAVSLAKYVNAGSKILNDRIVEDPLVEIRNILQYCWAIFQNESFERAKKTVENASRILYTIISGPNCLLQQALRSLDKSVLHGADLRGEKLLSLWMENHEDRPHGPNLMTKIRDIKEATGCRFGDVVLAALSHNLHRYFTKMNEPPPKALTVVIPARMTVPSKRLSLQNDFSVGLLTLCCDEINGESGSRNETREEALFERLIDVSRSSEKLRKDSDYAINFWVMRWLAALLPERLLRPVLESHSTLVFSNLPGPQEVSIVGHRLKNVAFWIPHRGRTGLGCSFLTYGGKAHFSISADTALVPSQALLDEIVRNTVTDIEKLHDSISLSCLAIRI
- the LOC122419186 gene encoding uncharacterized protein isoform X2; protein product: MESSEIGESREMWETVWHTFANLSLTYDLVSSQNVTKESSEGSNFLFENPAKLGVLTGLLIACLADFRIATSKFQLDVSPDSKWKSTLTTLLHLAIFLLLLPIITPILSIFFVYRKVVESLLRRCLKSGFAGLLEGTDCVWALEESTALSVINVLGVFERNDSTTEEDFLRGLRKTLAERLRSSNFEKLHWLRAQKYGYYYWEKGEKARIEELVRWMDGAGEHEDCDGSCTRLDSPYFEKLLAESTNKQLPRGHKACWEILVGRNCAKGSLREGLEEGKSLRSEGTIPVLFRIHHCVGDGVALLRLLLESIADGRDGKIDGKGLSEEGEKKMSIPRLRENSTVLGIVTREQEILYNGKHLLAASMPFTTKVPFRKIAVSLAKYVNAGSKILNDRIVEDPLVEIRNILQYCWAIFQNESFERAKKTVENASRILYTIISGPNCLLQQALRSLDKSVLHGADLRGEKLLSLWMENHEDRPHGPNLMTKIRDIKEATGCRFGDVVLAALSHNLHRYFTKMNEPPPKALTVVIPARMTVPSKRLSLQNDFSVGLLTLCCDEINGESGSRNETREEALFERLIDVSRSSEKLRKDSDYAINFWVMRWLAALLPERLLRPVLESHSTLVFSNLPGPQEVSIVGHRLKNVAFWIPHRGRTGLGCSFLTYGGKAHFSISADTALVPSQALLDEIVRNTVTDIEKLHDSISLSCLAIRI